A single region of the Acidithiobacillus acidisediminis genome encodes:
- a CDS encoding aconitate hydratase, which produces MAQNVTQKIIAAHLVSGEMQAGSPISIRIDQTLTQDATGTMAYLQFEALGLPKVRTELSVSYVDHNMLQSGFENADDHRFLQSFAAKYGIHFSRPGNGICHQVHLERFSKPGKTLLGSDSHTPTSGGAGMLAIGAGGLDIALAMGGLAFNLNMPQVIGVKLTGRLQPYVSAKDIILEVLRRKTVKGGVGKVFEYFGPGVASLSVPARSTITNMGAELGATTSVFPSDAVTRAYLAAQGRESDWSEWAADADATYDEVLEIDLDTLEPLIACPHSPDNVKTVREVAGTPVAQVAIGSCTNSSYTDLMTVAKMLEGKVVADGVSLGISPGSRQVMEMVTKDGGLLQFIGAGSRILESACGPCIGMGFAPPSEGVSVRSFNRNFYGRSGTKTANVYLASPETCAACALTGVITDPRDLGLAPIQVELPEQFLVDDRMVLAPAAEPEKVEVLRGPNIAKLPVNSAAPAEIRGSVLIRLGDDITTDHIMPAGAKVLPLRSNLPAISEYVFHMVDEGFPSRAKNSGGGFIVAGHNYGQGSSREHAALAPRYLGVKAVLVQSFARIHLANLINFGILPLTFVDAADYEKVQAGDELILDIRGLALGQALQLRDVTQGVEIAVQPQLASERDLELIRKGGALSWASEQLEKTA; this is translated from the coding sequence ATGGCCCAGAATGTCACCCAGAAGATCATTGCTGCCCACCTCGTTAGCGGGGAGATGCAGGCGGGAAGTCCCATCTCCATTCGCATTGATCAGACCCTGACCCAGGACGCCACCGGGACCATGGCCTACCTACAGTTTGAGGCCCTGGGTTTGCCCAAGGTGCGTACCGAGCTGTCGGTCTCCTATGTGGATCACAACATGCTGCAGTCGGGCTTTGAGAATGCCGACGATCATCGCTTCTTGCAGAGCTTCGCGGCGAAATACGGGATTCATTTTTCCCGCCCCGGCAATGGGATCTGTCATCAGGTACATCTGGAGCGCTTCTCCAAACCGGGTAAGACCCTGCTGGGTTCTGATTCCCACACGCCGACATCCGGTGGCGCCGGGATGTTGGCTATTGGTGCCGGCGGTCTCGATATTGCCTTGGCCATGGGAGGTCTGGCCTTCAACCTCAACATGCCCCAGGTGATTGGCGTCAAGCTGACTGGGCGCCTGCAGCCCTACGTCAGTGCCAAGGACATTATCCTCGAGGTGCTGCGGCGCAAGACCGTCAAGGGTGGAGTGGGCAAGGTCTTCGAATACTTTGGCCCAGGGGTGGCGAGTCTGTCGGTGCCGGCCCGCTCTACCATTACCAACATGGGTGCCGAATTGGGCGCGACCACCAGTGTTTTTCCGAGCGATGCGGTGACCCGCGCCTACCTCGCGGCGCAAGGGCGGGAAAGCGATTGGTCGGAATGGGCGGCGGACGCCGATGCGACCTATGATGAGGTCCTGGAGATCGATCTGGACACCTTGGAGCCCCTCATCGCCTGCCCCCACAGCCCCGACAACGTCAAGACCGTGCGCGAGGTGGCGGGGACGCCGGTGGCACAGGTGGCCATTGGTTCCTGCACCAATTCTTCCTATACCGATCTCATGACCGTGGCCAAGATGCTGGAGGGCAAGGTTGTGGCCGACGGGGTCAGCCTCGGGATCTCGCCGGGCTCGCGCCAGGTCATGGAAATGGTGACGAAGGATGGCGGCTTGCTGCAGTTCATCGGCGCTGGTTCGCGTATCCTGGAGTCGGCGTGCGGCCCCTGTATCGGCATGGGTTTTGCCCCGCCGAGTGAAGGGGTGTCCGTGCGATCCTTCAATCGCAATTTCTATGGCCGCTCCGGCACCAAGACCGCCAATGTTTACCTGGCCAGCCCCGAAACCTGCGCTGCTTGCGCCCTGACCGGGGTAATTACCGATCCTCGCGATCTGGGACTTGCTCCCATCCAGGTAGAACTGCCCGAGCAGTTCCTGGTCGATGACCGGATGGTGCTCGCGCCCGCTGCCGAGCCCGAAAAGGTAGAGGTCTTGCGCGGTCCCAATATTGCCAAGCTGCCGGTGAACAGCGCTGCCCCCGCCGAGATCCGCGGCAGTGTCCTGATTCGTCTCGGCGACGACATCACCACGGACCATATCATGCCGGCGGGCGCCAAGGTCTTGCCGCTGCGCTCCAATCTCCCCGCCATTTCGGAATATGTCTTTCATATGGTGGATGAGGGCTTCCCCAGTCGGGCGAAGAATTCTGGGGGTGGTTTCATCGTCGCGGGTCACAACTATGGTCAGGGCTCCAGTCGGGAGCATGCGGCCCTGGCACCGCGCTACTTGGGGGTGAAAGCCGTGTTGGTGCAGTCCTTTGCCCGCATCCATCTGGCTAACCTGATCAATTTTGGTATTCTGCCGCTGACCTTCGTCGACGCCGCAGATTACGAAAAGGTGCAGGCAGGCGACGAGTTGATCCTCGATATTCGCGGCCTGGCGTTGGGGCAGGCGCTGCAGCTGCGCGATGTAACGCAGGGCGTGGAGATCGCCGTTCAGCCGCAGTTGGCCAGCGAGCGCGACCTGGAGTTGATCCGTAAGGGTGGGGCCTTGTCCTGGGCGAGTGAGCAACTGGAGAAAACGGCATGA
- a CDS encoding enoyl-ACP reductase FabI has translation MGFLQKKQALVVGVANERSICWGIAQAMAREGAEVLLTYQSERTQSRVEDLAAQIGAPAPLPLDLLDEGQVNAVVADLQQRWGGLDIAIHGAAFAPKSELSGNYADVTSREGFRVAHEVSSYSFTALAQAVRPLMQNRHGALLSLSYLGAERAMANYNVMGLAKASLEAGVRYLAHALGPEGIRVNAISAGPIRTLAASGISEFRSILDHYAEHAPLRRNVSQEEVGNAAAFLCSDLASGITGEITYVDAGYNIVGF, from the coding sequence ATGGGATTTTTGCAGAAAAAACAGGCCCTGGTCGTCGGCGTTGCTAATGAGCGGTCGATCTGTTGGGGTATCGCCCAGGCCATGGCGCGTGAGGGTGCCGAGGTCTTGCTGACCTATCAGAGCGAGCGCACCCAGAGTCGGGTGGAAGACTTGGCGGCGCAGATTGGCGCCCCTGCTCCTCTGCCCCTCGATCTTCTGGATGAGGGCCAGGTAAACGCCGTTGTCGCCGATCTGCAGCAGCGCTGGGGCGGCCTGGACATTGCCATCCATGGCGCCGCCTTCGCGCCGAAAAGCGAGCTCTCGGGAAACTATGCTGACGTCACCTCGCGGGAGGGCTTTCGTGTTGCCCACGAAGTGTCCTCCTACAGCTTTACTGCCCTGGCGCAGGCGGTGCGACCCTTGATGCAGAATCGCCACGGCGCCCTGCTTTCGCTGAGTTACCTCGGTGCCGAGCGGGCAATGGCCAACTACAACGTCATGGGGCTCGCCAAGGCGAGCCTGGAAGCTGGCGTGCGCTACCTCGCCCATGCCCTGGGCCCGGAAGGCATTCGCGTCAATGCCATCTCGGCGGGCCCGATCCGTACCCTGGCGGCAAGCGGCATCAGTGAATTTCGCAGTATCCTCGATCACTATGCCGAACATGCCCCGCTGCGCCGTAATGTCAGCCAAGAGGAAGTGGGCAATGCGGCCGCCTTCCTCTGTTCTGATCTTGCCTCTGGCATCACTGGTGAGATTACCTACGTCGACGCCGGGTACAACATCGTCGGCTTTTAA
- the tal gene encoding transaldolase, which yields MADLREVRTRLGQSLWLDNLSRTLIHDGILARYIAEDGVSGVTSNPSIFQKAIHESPYYQEDLARPAESAERLYEQMVKVDLQMACDLLRPIHDSSHGDDGWVSWEESPRLALDESATVAEAERLRGIVQRDNLLIKVPATPPGIAALRTLIGRGISVNVTLMFGLEHVREVFAAYQEGLMAWMDGGGDPGRVKAVASLFLSRVDTLVDARLEEIGSERALALRGQAAVALAKKAYAIYQETFHGASFSRLKAAGGRPQYLLWASTSTKNAAYSDLLYVEPLIGPETINTLPDATLAKLRDHGSLAARLSEGLVEAEATLAALTDLGIDLNGEVAPQLQQEGLDAFSQAFEAMLDEVEKRRA from the coding sequence ATGGCTGATTTACGAGAAGTGCGTACGCGACTGGGACAGAGCCTGTGGCTCGACAACCTTTCCCGTACCCTGATTCATGACGGAATCCTGGCCCGTTACATTGCCGAAGATGGGGTCTCTGGCGTCACCTCCAACCCCAGCATCTTTCAGAAGGCGATCCACGAAAGCCCCTATTATCAGGAGGATTTGGCGCGTCCAGCGGAGTCGGCGGAACGTCTGTACGAGCAGATGGTCAAGGTGGATCTGCAAATGGCCTGCGATCTGTTGCGCCCAATCCATGATAGTAGCCATGGTGACGATGGTTGGGTGAGCTGGGAGGAATCGCCGCGTTTGGCCTTGGACGAATCGGCAACGGTGGCTGAAGCGGAGCGACTGCGCGGCATTGTGCAGCGGGACAACCTGCTGATCAAGGTGCCTGCGACCCCGCCGGGGATTGCCGCCTTGCGCACCCTGATCGGGCGGGGAATTTCGGTCAATGTCACCCTGATGTTTGGTCTAGAGCATGTGCGAGAGGTCTTCGCTGCCTATCAGGAGGGCCTCATGGCCTGGATGGACGGGGGGGGCGATCCGGGGCGGGTGAAGGCCGTGGCCAGCCTGTTTCTCTCCCGCGTCGATACCCTGGTCGATGCGCGTCTGGAGGAAATTGGCAGCGAGAGGGCTCTGGCTCTGCGTGGTCAAGCTGCCGTCGCGCTGGCGAAAAAGGCCTACGCCATCTACCAGGAGACCTTCCACGGCGCCAGCTTCTCCCGTCTGAAGGCGGCAGGAGGACGGCCGCAGTACTTGCTGTGGGCCAGCACCAGCACCAAGAATGCGGCCTATTCCGATCTGCTCTATGTGGAGCCGTTGATCGGTCCAGAAACCATCAACACCCTGCCCGATGCTACTTTGGCCAAGTTGCGGGATCATGGAAGCCTGGCAGCGAGATTGAGCGAAGGTTTGGTGGAGGCCGAGGCCACCCTCGCCGCGTTGACGGACCTTGGTATCGATCTCAACGGCGAGGTAGCTCCACAACTGCAGCAAGAGGGCCTGGATGCCTTCTCCCAGGCCTTCGAGGCGATGCTGGATGAGGTCGAGAAGCGCCGCGCTTAA
- the gltX gene encoding glutamate--tRNA ligase translates to MPVRTRFAPSPTGYLHIGGVRTALYSWLHARQQQGRFILRIEDTDLERSTPEATAAILEGMQWLGLDWDEGPFYQMQRMERYREVLAQMLAAGTAYHCYCSREEVDAMREEQRARGEKPRYDGRCRKRQAPVPGVQPVIRFRSPDDGETVVEDLIHGTVRFQNRELDDLIIARSDGTPTYNFCVVVDDWDMGITQVIRGDDHLNNTPRQMQILQALGAAVPQYAHVPMILGPDKQKLSKRHGAVSVLEYREQGFLPDALLNFLLRLGWAHGDQEVFTRAEMLAHFRITDVHKAASAFNPEKLLWLNAQHLQMLDDVSLADHLRPYLFVQGIEERELGAGPALTAVVPLLRERAKTLVEMAAAAVLFYRAPQQAEEKDREKHLLGRAALLQAAQTALAALPSWSAADLHAVLQALAAEHAEGKLGKIAQPLRVAVAGCAVSPPLDQTLAVLGREETLRRLQHAEAWV, encoded by the coding sequence ATGCCCGTGCGAACTCGCTTTGCCCCCAGCCCCACTGGTTATCTTCATATTGGCGGCGTTCGCACGGCGCTTTATTCCTGGCTGCATGCCCGCCAGCAGCAAGGGCGGTTCATTCTCCGCATCGAAGATACCGATCTTGAGCGCTCCACGCCCGAGGCAACGGCAGCGATCCTGGAGGGTATGCAGTGGCTCGGCCTCGACTGGGACGAAGGGCCTTTCTACCAAATGCAGCGTATGGAACGCTATCGCGAAGTCCTGGCGCAGATGCTGGCGGCTGGTACCGCCTATCATTGCTACTGCAGTCGAGAAGAAGTGGACGCCATGCGGGAAGAACAACGCGCCCGTGGCGAGAAGCCTCGTTACGATGGTCGTTGCCGCAAGCGGCAGGCGCCGGTCCCCGGGGTGCAGCCGGTTATCCGGTTTCGCAGCCCCGATGATGGCGAGACGGTGGTGGAAGATCTCATCCATGGTACGGTACGGTTCCAGAATCGCGAGCTCGACGATCTCATCATTGCCCGCTCGGACGGTACACCTACCTATAATTTCTGCGTGGTTGTCGATGATTGGGATATGGGAATCACCCAGGTTATCCGCGGCGACGATCACCTCAACAACACCCCGCGGCAGATGCAGATCCTGCAGGCCCTGGGTGCTGCTGTGCCGCAGTATGCCCATGTTCCCATGATTCTTGGGCCAGACAAGCAGAAATTGTCGAAACGGCATGGGGCGGTGAGCGTGCTCGAATACCGTGAGCAGGGTTTTCTCCCCGATGCCCTGCTCAATTTTCTCTTGCGCCTCGGCTGGGCGCATGGCGATCAAGAGGTATTCACGCGGGCAGAGATGCTGGCGCATTTCCGGATCACGGACGTGCATAAAGCGGCCTCCGCCTTCAATCCGGAAAAGCTCCTCTGGCTGAATGCCCAGCATCTACAGATGCTGGACGACGTCAGTTTGGCAGACCATCTCCGTCCCTATCTATTTGTGCAGGGCATCGAAGAGAGGGAGCTGGGAGCGGGGCCGGCATTGACGGCAGTGGTACCCCTGCTACGCGAGCGGGCCAAGACTTTGGTCGAGATGGCCGCGGCGGCTGTACTGTTCTACCGCGCGCCGCAGCAGGCGGAAGAAAAGGATCGAGAAAAGCATCTGCTGGGCCGTGCTGCCCTGCTACAGGCGGCGCAGACAGCCTTGGCGGCTCTGCCGTCCTGGTCCGCTGCAGATCTGCATGCCGTATTGCAGGCCCTGGCGGCGGAACATGCCGAGGGTAAGCTGGGCAAGATTGCCCAGCCGTTACGGGTGGCGGTTGCTGGCTGCGCGGTTTCGCCGCCGCTGGATCAGACTCTGGCGGTCCTGGGGCGCGAGGAAACCTTGCGTCGTTTGCAGCATGCCGAAGCTTGGGTCTGA
- a CDS encoding LysM peptidoglycan-binding domain-containing protein yields the protein MRKSVIALSTSCALLATPLAWANNNTSAVPSAKNHPETLSQLIARLQPGTAATPAPESSGQTSDGSGLLQEFHHLQLADAGLQEQQESIWTSLISGFRISDVSRPRVAKWRGWFLQHQGKLEEILHNSRPFLYYVANAVHERGMPMELALLPAIESGYNPKAFSPAAAAGLWQFVPGTARNFGLQNTRWGDPRLSLTASTNAALDYLSYLYNYFGGNWLLAIAAYNAGQGTVSAAIQQNVAAGQPTDFWDLNLPSQTENYVAELLGLAQVIQNAQAYHVDLPSIPNTAHIALVHTPKRVNLQVAAHLMGVSETELQRLNAGLSYGVVPAGYSLVVPKDKAKALRTALLQMPTQAVAAPVAVAAPPPQPVPAVHYTAVRSGETLSQVALRSGVSTLDLERWNHIRSPRDLQVGQRLAIYGGRPTTIATGYHQTITVRPGESLWQLAQRAGTSVTALAQANGINTQSILHPGQKLRLPGAHLETAVYSAPQGGGSIRVRLGETLWQIAQRAGVSVTALSSYNGLHGNSILHPGQVLRLPARGTVVAALSARQERLATGPRATTYVVRPGDTVWQIAQQFHVSAHAVVQWNRLASATDIQPGKHLTIFLR from the coding sequence ATGCGAAAATCGGTGATCGCCCTGTCTACGAGCTGTGCCTTGCTTGCAACGCCACTGGCCTGGGCCAATAACAATACCTCCGCGGTACCATCCGCGAAGAATCATCCAGAAACTCTTTCGCAACTGATTGCCAGGCTGCAGCCTGGGACGGCAGCAACACCTGCTCCAGAATCCTCTGGCCAGACCAGCGACGGCTCTGGATTGCTGCAGGAATTTCACCACCTGCAACTTGCTGATGCGGGCTTACAAGAGCAGCAAGAAAGTATTTGGACGAGCCTGATATCCGGCTTTCGCATCAGTGATGTCTCCCGACCGCGGGTAGCGAAGTGGCGTGGCTGGTTTCTGCAACACCAAGGCAAACTCGAAGAAATCCTGCACAATTCTCGTCCCTTCCTCTACTATGTTGCCAATGCGGTTCACGAACGCGGCATGCCCATGGAACTGGCACTGTTGCCGGCCATTGAAAGTGGCTACAACCCGAAGGCCTTCTCTCCCGCTGCGGCTGCCGGCCTGTGGCAGTTCGTCCCCGGAACGGCGAGAAACTTTGGCTTGCAGAATACCCGCTGGGGCGACCCACGCCTGAGCCTTACGGCCTCTACCAACGCCGCCCTCGACTATCTCTCTTATCTCTACAATTATTTTGGTGGCAATTGGCTCCTCGCCATCGCCGCCTACAATGCCGGGCAAGGGACCGTCTCGGCCGCCATCCAACAGAATGTCGCTGCTGGGCAGCCAACGGATTTCTGGGATCTGAATCTTCCCAGCCAGACGGAGAATTATGTCGCTGAACTCCTCGGCTTGGCACAGGTGATCCAAAATGCGCAAGCCTATCATGTCGATCTGCCCAGCATTCCCAACACCGCTCATATTGCCCTGGTGCACACGCCAAAACGCGTGAATCTGCAAGTTGCGGCACACTTGATGGGCGTCTCCGAAACGGAGTTGCAGCGTCTCAATGCCGGCCTGAGCTATGGGGTGGTACCTGCGGGTTACTCCCTGGTGGTTCCCAAGGACAAGGCCAAGGCATTGCGCACGGCACTCCTGCAGATGCCCACCCAAGCCGTCGCAGCGCCGGTTGCGGTAGCCGCGCCGCCGCCCCAGCCGGTACCCGCCGTGCACTACACCGCGGTGCGATCCGGCGAAACCTTGTCCCAGGTTGCCCTGCGTAGTGGGGTTTCGACTCTCGATCTGGAACGGTGGAATCACATTCGCTCGCCGCGTGACCTGCAGGTGGGCCAGCGTCTGGCCATCTATGGCGGAAGGCCTACCACCATCGCCACTGGGTATCATCAGACCATTACCGTCCGTCCCGGCGAAAGCCTATGGCAGCTGGCGCAACGTGCCGGAACCAGCGTGACCGCCCTGGCCCAGGCCAATGGGATCAACACCCAAAGCATCCTCCATCCGGGACAAAAGCTGCGCTTGCCCGGTGCTCACCTGGAGACCGCCGTGTATTCCGCCCCGCAGGGCGGTGGCAGTATCCGGGTGCGACTCGGCGAAACCCTATGGCAGATCGCGCAGCGGGCCGGGGTTAGTGTGACTGCGCTAAGCTCATACAATGGACTACACGGCAACAGTATTCTGCATCCTGGCCAGGTCCTGCGCTTACCCGCGCGCGGGACGGTAGTGGCAGCCTTGAGCGCCCGTCAGGAGCGTCTCGCCACCGGGCCGCGGGCCACGACCTACGTTGTACGACCCGGCGACACCGTCTGGCAGATTGCCCAGCAATTCCACGTTTCGGCCCACGCCGTCGTACAATGGAATCGCTTAGCCTCGGCAACTGATATTCAACCGGGGAAACACCTCACCATTTTCCTGCGTTGA
- a CDS encoding PTS sugar transporter subunit IIA, with product MRVLLLTHAGLGAALAEVVEKIYGTPPEDLLVLAPMGDDLALLRSELETLIKAAHAHHPLLILCDIRGASPANALPRDWDYPWVRVVYGLSLPMLLRALSRRERWEGLAEAVAQGAQEAIRCHPESAPPHISALD from the coding sequence GTGCGTGTGTTGCTGCTCACCCATGCAGGACTGGGTGCGGCCTTGGCCGAGGTGGTCGAGAAAATCTATGGGACTCCGCCAGAGGATCTGCTGGTCCTGGCGCCAATGGGCGATGATTTGGCACTGCTGCGGAGCGAACTGGAGACCCTGATCAAGGCTGCGCATGCGCACCATCCGCTCTTGATTCTCTGCGATATTCGCGGTGCCAGCCCGGCGAATGCCTTGCCCAGAGACTGGGATTACCCGTGGGTGCGGGTGGTCTATGGATTGAGCCTGCCCATGCTGCTGCGTGCGCTCTCGCGCCGTGAGCGCTGGGAGGGCCTGGCGGAGGCGGTGGCACAAGGCGCACAAGAAGCGATACGCTGCCATCCAGAATCCGCTCCTCCACACATTTCTGCACTAGACTGA
- the hpf gene encoding ribosome hibernation-promoting factor, HPF/YfiA family, which yields MQLHISGQHLDLTEAIKNHVREKLGRLDHYFDRVIDGRVVLKFLSHEKLSNVAEITVSAPGHDFHAEARDADMYAAIDQLAEKIDGQVRQYKDKLQRHRSSPGVAVLATESE from the coding sequence ATGCAACTACACATCAGTGGGCAACACCTGGACCTCACCGAGGCCATCAAAAATCATGTGCGCGAGAAACTCGGGCGCCTCGACCATTACTTTGATCGGGTAATCGACGGACGCGTGGTACTGAAGTTTCTCTCCCACGAAAAACTTTCCAACGTAGCAGAAATTACGGTTAGTGCCCCAGGTCATGATTTTCATGCCGAAGCGCGGGACGCCGATATGTATGCGGCTATCGATCAACTGGCGGAAAAGATTGACGGCCAGGTACGCCAATACAAGGATAAGTTGCAGCGACACCGCAGCAGTCCCGGTGTTGCCGTGCTGGCGACCGAAAGCGAATGA
- the rapZ gene encoding RNase adapter RapZ: MNTAGDVVIITGLSGSGKSTVLQALEDLGYFCVDNLPATLLQSLLQELSHHQLNPLRVAVSIDVRNRTFLDALPEALRKLSEECGLQSRMLYLDADEETLLRRYSETRRRHPLSDTDTAPGAALREVLLRERALLKPLMVLADRVLDTSQLRSHALRLRVQAWASVPRAQGLILLLQSFAFRNGVPADSDFVFDLRALPNPHYEAELRALTGRDAAVCEFLDQQEPVQAARASLETFLRQWLPPFARDHRNYVTISIGCTGGKHRSVYMVELLAESLRQEGQEILVEHRELDIREKHS, translated from the coding sequence ATGAACACCGCTGGCGATGTGGTCATTATTACCGGGTTGTCCGGGTCAGGAAAATCGACGGTGCTGCAAGCACTGGAGGACCTCGGCTATTTTTGTGTCGACAATCTCCCGGCGACACTCCTGCAATCCCTGTTGCAGGAATTGAGCCATCATCAACTGAATCCCTTGCGGGTGGCTGTCAGCATTGACGTACGCAACCGCACTTTCCTCGACGCCCTGCCGGAGGCCTTGCGCAAACTTTCGGAGGAATGCGGGCTGCAGTCGCGCATGCTGTACCTGGATGCGGATGAAGAAACCTTGCTGCGGCGTTATAGCGAGACGCGTCGCCGGCATCCCCTCAGCGATACAGACACTGCGCCCGGGGCGGCCTTGCGCGAGGTGCTATTGCGCGAGCGCGCGCTACTCAAGCCGTTAATGGTGCTTGCGGATCGGGTTCTCGATACTTCCCAGCTGCGCAGCCACGCCCTGCGCTTGCGGGTACAAGCCTGGGCCAGCGTGCCGCGGGCCCAAGGCCTGATTCTACTCTTGCAATCCTTTGCCTTTCGCAATGGCGTACCCGCCGATTCCGATTTTGTCTTTGATTTGCGCGCGCTGCCGAATCCGCACTACGAGGCAGAGTTGCGGGCGCTGACGGGGCGCGATGCTGCCGTGTGCGAATTTCTCGATCAGCAGGAACCGGTGCAGGCTGCACGCGCCAGTCTCGAGACCTTTCTACGGCAGTGGCTGCCACCCTTTGCCCGCGATCACCGGAACTACGTCACCATTTCCATCGGCTGTACCGGTGGTAAGCACCGCAGTGTCTACATGGTCGAATTGCTGGCGGAGTCCCTGCGCCAGGAGGGGCAGGAGATTCTGGTAGAACATCGGGAACTCGATATTCGGGAGAAGCATTCTTGA
- a CDS encoding PTS sugar transporter subunit IIA — protein MAALPLPAEAILLDSPVSTAAAVLDSLARMLSNCTGVESSRIYQVLQARELQGSTALGSAVAVPHARLAELQGSAIAALRSRNGVDFAAPDAEEVRIFVAVLVPESATLEHLEILSRIAARLAREDVRQQLLQVQEAEAFRSLLMGAAEDGH, from the coding sequence ATGGCTGCTTTGCCGCTCCCTGCAGAGGCCATTCTTCTCGACAGCCCGGTCAGTACTGCTGCGGCGGTGCTGGACAGCCTGGCACGCATGCTCAGTAACTGCACGGGTGTCGAATCTTCACGCATTTATCAAGTGCTGCAGGCGCGTGAGCTGCAAGGCTCTACGGCGCTTGGCTCTGCTGTGGCAGTACCGCATGCACGCCTGGCGGAACTTCAGGGCAGCGCGATTGCCGCGCTCCGCAGTCGCAATGGCGTGGATTTTGCCGCACCTGATGCGGAGGAGGTGCGCATTTTCGTGGCAGTACTCGTGCCAGAATCCGCAACCCTGGAACATCTCGAAATTCTTTCTCGCATCGCGGCGCGTTTGGCGCGGGAAGACGTACGACAACAGCTCCTGCAAGTGCAGGAGGCCGAGGCGTTTCGTTCCCTGTTAATGGGGGCTGCTGAAGACGGGCACTGA
- the hprK gene encoding HPr(Ser) kinase/phosphatase produces the protein MDRSVNVAQLATDLQPELGWIVRDAGSENNGLRVDPQHVSDGAALVGFLSFIRSHPVQILGQAELDYLLGHPQQVYSVKRLRVLVLAEGVEPPPTWLAVLLAEGVSILASALPARRILVRVQQYLQRELAPRCLLHGVLVDVLGVGILIQGEAGIGKSELALELVSRNHRLIADDSVLCIREAPGVVTGHCPPALQDFLEVRGLGIVNIRQLFGAASVIDSKRLRLVVEIRDMAEMELADVDRLQGQVDHWEILGVPFPRLRLPVSAARNLAVLVEAAARGHYVRESGVDMLALFDAQTRAASRTI, from the coding sequence ATGGACCGTAGCGTGAATGTTGCACAACTGGCCACAGATCTGCAGCCCGAACTCGGCTGGATCGTGCGCGATGCCGGAAGCGAAAATAATGGGCTTCGGGTAGATCCGCAGCATGTCAGCGATGGCGCCGCCCTGGTCGGGTTCCTCAGCTTTATCCGTTCGCATCCGGTGCAGATCCTTGGTCAGGCAGAGTTGGATTACTTGCTGGGCCATCCGCAGCAAGTCTATTCCGTCAAGAGGTTGCGGGTTCTCGTGTTGGCAGAGGGGGTAGAGCCCCCGCCGACATGGTTGGCGGTCCTGCTGGCGGAGGGGGTCAGCATCCTCGCCTCGGCCCTACCAGCGCGGCGGATCCTGGTGCGGGTGCAGCAGTATTTGCAGCGGGAATTGGCGCCACGCTGCCTCTTGCATGGCGTTCTGGTCGATGTACTCGGCGTTGGCATCCTCATTCAGGGCGAGGCAGGGATTGGCAAGTCGGAGCTAGCCCTGGAATTGGTCAGCCGTAATCACCGTCTTATTGCCGACGACAGCGTTCTTTGCATACGCGAGGCGCCCGGCGTGGTGACGGGGCACTGCCCTCCGGCCCTGCAGGATTTCCTGGAAGTGCGCGGATTGGGTATCGTCAATATTCGGCAGCTCTTTGGTGCGGCGTCCGTCATCGATTCCAAACGCTTGCGTCTGGTCGTAGAGATCCGGGACATGGCGGAAATGGAGCTCGCGGATGTCGATCGCCTGCAGGGGCAGGTCGACCATTGGGAAATTCTCGGCGTTCCCTTCCCACGCTTGCGCTTGCCGGTCAGTGCCGCGCGTAACCTTGCGGTTCTGGTCGAAGCGGCAGCGCGTGGACATTACGTGCGCGAGTCCGGTGTCGACATGCTGGCGCTCTTCGATGCGCAGACGCGCGCGGCGAGCCGGACAATATGA